A window from Cryptomeria japonica chromosome 1, Sugi_1.0, whole genome shotgun sequence encodes these proteins:
- the LOC131045011 gene encoding uncharacterized protein LOC131045011, with amino-acid sequence MIQKNEQPGIHSQHANLLIEDPTSSESSWTNEKHSFYINSKEEAFVSSLYQQGGYKYPCKRWRADRGEITSVFSLDFDKEVESGLSNGHVLIGFAEEIQSESEPEKPRLYHDVQKHSKKCGLKEISSSNDTFQEQDRNGRRNKRKLQDPERETTDEFEEVQSKYNDKRASNFYAGENRFTQNRTVSEALVKTLSNNQEYQVISSNDETSPKEDGKA; translated from the exons ATGATACAGAAGAATGAGCAACCAGGGATTCATTCGCAACATGCCAACCTG TTGATAGAGGATCCCACATCGTCAGAATCATCATGGACCAATGAAAAACACAGCTTCTATATTAACTCCAAGGAGGAAGCCTTTGTCTCAAGCCTTTATCAGCAAGGGGGTTATAAATATCCCTGTAAAAGATGGCGAGCAGATAGAGGAGAAATAACCTCTGTATTTAGCCTGGATTTTGACAAG GAGGTTGAATCTGGACTTTCCAATGGTCATGTACTGATTGGGTTTGCTGAGGAGATCCAAAGTGAAAGTGAACCAGAAAAGCCTAGACTTTATCATGATGTTCAAAAACACTCAAAAAAGTGTGGATTGAAGGAGATATCCAGCAGTAATGACACATTTCAGGAACAGGATAGGAATG GGAGAAGAAACAAAAGGAAATTACAAGATCCAGAAAGGGAAACAACAGATGAATTCGAAGAAGTACAGTCTAAGTATAATGATAAACGTGCAAGCAATTTCTACGCAGGGGAAAATCGGTTCACTCAAAATAGAACTGTTTCAGAAGCTTTAGTGAAAACCTTGAGTAACAACCAGGAGTATCAG GTGATTTCATCTAACGATGAGACATCTCCCAAGGAAGATGGGAAGGCATGA